A section of the Larus michahellis chromosome 1, bLarMic1.1, whole genome shotgun sequence genome encodes:
- the LOC141746647 gene encoding cell cycle control protein 50C-like: MKNKTSLSPQEGEVRPSRCPDNSAFKQQKLPAWKPQLTIESVLSSFFLIGGFCLSVGVCLILSAKSVREIQIDYSDKCSDCSKLRENSSNWNKECHCSVNFMLKEDILGDVFMYYGLQNFYQNHRRYVISRSDAQLLGRNVNIQKSYCAPFTTYRNGTPMAPCGAIANSMFNDTIDLFYNLNSSVIEVPLLKTGNSWWTDKNVKFRNPKSYNLSSAFAGTARPPYWQKPVYLLDEEDERNNGYVNDDFIIWMRVSAFATFRNLYRRVRRIRQFADGLPAGNYTFRISYNFPVTKFKGRKHVILSTVVWSGGSNPFLGIAYVVTGTAATLTGFVITAIHLKLRKKKTYFQK, encoded by the exons atgaaaaacaagacgAGTCTTTCTCCACAAGAAGGAGAGGTGCGTCCTTCCAGATGCCCGGATAACAGTGCGTTCAAACAACAGAAGCTACCAGCTTGGAAGCCCCAACTTACCATTGAGTCTGttctctccagcttctttctcatAGGCGGGTTCTGCCTTTCTGTGGGAGTCTGCCTCATACTGTCCGCAAAGAGCGTCAGAGAAATCCAG ATTGATTATTCAGATAAATGCTCAGATTGTTCAAAACTCCGGGAAAATTCCTCTAATTGGAATAAGGAATGCCACTGTTCTGTTAATTTCATGCTAAAGGAAGATATATTG GGTGATGTTTTTATGTACTATGGTCTGCAAAACTTCTATCAAAACCACCGTCGATATGTGATATCAAGAAGTGACGCGCAATTGCTGGGTCGAAATGTAAAT ATTCAGAAGAGCTACTGCGCGCCCTTCACCACCTACCGAAATGGGACGCCCATGGCTCCATGCGGTGCTATTGCCAACAGCATGTTCAATG ATACTATTGATCTTTTTTACAATCTTAACTCATCTGTTATTGAAGTACCACTGCTGAAGACTGGAAACAGTTGGTGGAcagataaaaatgtgaaatttcgCAATCCAAAATCATACAATCTCTCTTCTGCATTTGCAG GGACAGCAAGACCTCCTTACTGGCAGAAGCCAGTATATCTGTTAGACGAGGAAGATGAAAGGAACAACGGTTATGTAAATGATGACTTCATTATCTGGATGCGAGTGTCAGCCTTTGCTACATTCAGAAATCTTTACCGTCGCGTCAGACGGATAAGGCAGTTTGCGGATGGTCTCCCAGCAGGCAATTACACTTTTCGTATTTCCTATA ATTTCCCTGTTACCAAATTCAAGGGGAGGAAGCATGTGATTCTTTCAACCGTGGTATGGAGCGGAGGAAGTAACCCATTCCTGGGAATTGCCTACGTGGTTACTGGCACAGCAGCAACCCTGACAGGTTTTGTCATAACTGCCATCCACTTGAagctcagaaaaaagaaaacatactttcagAAGTAA